Proteins from a single region of Leuconostoc gasicomitatum LMG 18811:
- the ezrA gene encoding septation ring formation regulator EzrA yields the protein MNLTILAIILGIVVIAYLAIFIMQRTTVKRVSAYQTKKEQLASLKVRDELVEGRKLALTGQSLKQYQSLEGSFNDVKNNKFLKIDQQANLVLFEARGINFIKTRHELSRLEAMVDDTESTINTVRSGLTELKKIDEAHREAINDLKKKYDDLRKRLLAENFKFGPANKGLDNFLKQLEGDYDEFTRLTENGDHATASDIYEQLAMETTQMENMMADIPALFEKLDTVYVEQLNELVQGHTDLIAQGYVFPNDTLVEELEAIDAQRQQVLQLLGELKLKEVSEQNGYIDRRIDTLYDMMETEVTARKEVTKNADQLSSDLLRLREQNSQLSMTLDRLGQRFQFNHKELETRRTLLEQINATEEQVNHNDDLLEASEMSFSELRAKQDSQLKRFSEIESQQVEIWEKISGLEKAQHSARQFGGQYQQEIENIKQAVERMNLPGLPASYLEYFFAVSNELNRLAKSLQAHLIDMDEVQRQLNIVSADIDTLKEKTETLVDQASLTEQLLQYANRYRTSSDRVAAASEQARMFYERDYSFDKAMDVLGPALDSVEPGVYEKLVDSYMKRKTPLL from the coding sequence ATGAATCTGACTATATTAGCAATTATTTTAGGTATCGTTGTCATCGCATATTTAGCAATATTTATCATGCAGCGTACCACAGTAAAAAGAGTGAGCGCGTACCAAACTAAAAAGGAACAACTAGCATCGTTAAAGGTTCGTGACGAATTGGTTGAAGGACGTAAATTGGCATTAACAGGACAATCTTTAAAACAGTATCAAAGTTTGGAAGGTAGTTTTAATGATGTTAAAAATAATAAATTTTTGAAAATTGATCAACAAGCCAACCTTGTTTTATTTGAAGCACGGGGCATTAATTTTATTAAAACGCGGCACGAATTGTCACGTTTAGAAGCTATGGTTGATGATACAGAGAGTACAATTAACACTGTTCGTAGTGGTTTAACAGAATTAAAAAAGATTGACGAAGCACATCGCGAAGCCATTAACGATTTAAAAAAGAAATATGATGACTTACGTAAACGTTTGCTGGCAGAAAACTTTAAATTTGGCCCAGCAAATAAAGGTCTAGATAATTTTTTGAAGCAACTTGAGGGTGATTATGACGAATTTACACGTTTAACGGAAAATGGTGATCACGCAACTGCTTCTGATATTTATGAACAATTAGCCATGGAAACAACACAAATGGAAAACATGATGGCTGACATTCCGGCGTTGTTTGAAAAATTAGACACAGTGTATGTTGAGCAATTGAATGAATTGGTGCAGGGACACACGGATCTCATTGCCCAAGGTTATGTTTTCCCAAATGACACATTGGTGGAGGAACTTGAAGCAATCGATGCACAACGCCAACAGGTTCTTCAATTACTGGGTGAGCTTAAGTTAAAAGAAGTGTCAGAACAAAATGGCTATATTGATCGACGCATTGATACATTATATGACATGATGGAAACAGAAGTGACGGCTAGAAAAGAAGTTACTAAAAATGCCGATCAGTTGTCATCAGACTTATTACGGTTGCGCGAACAAAATAGTCAATTATCGATGACGTTAGATCGCTTAGGCCAAAGGTTTCAGTTCAATCATAAAGAATTAGAAACACGACGTACATTGTTGGAACAAATCAATGCTACCGAGGAACAAGTTAATCATAACGATGATTTGCTCGAGGCTTCCGAAATGTCTTTTAGTGAGTTACGCGCCAAACAAGACAGTCAGTTAAAACGTTTCTCGGAAATTGAGAGTCAACAAGTTGAAATCTGGGAGAAAATTTCAGGACTTGAAAAAGCGCAACATTCAGCACGACAATTTGGTGGCCAATATCAACAAGAAATTGAAAATATTAAACAAGCTGTTGAACGCATGAATTTACCCGGATTACCAGCAAGTTACTTAGAGTATTTTTTTGCAGTATCTAATGAGTTGAATAGACTAGCTAAATCGCTGCAAGCACATCTAATCGATATGGATGAGGTGCAAAGACAACTTAACATTGTTTCGGCTGATATTGATACGTTAAAAGAGAAAACAGAAACACTTGTTGACCAAGCATCTTTAACGGAACAATTATTACAGTATGCTAATCGTTATCGTACGAGCAGCGATCGTGTTGCAGCCGCTAGTGAACAAGCTCGTATGTTCTATGAGCGGGATTACAGCTTTGATAAAGCGATGGATGTTTTGGGACCAGCCTTAGATAGTGTGGAGCCTGGAGTCTATGAAAAGTTAGTTGATTCGTATATGAAACGTAAGACACCACTACTATAA
- a CDS encoding YhgE/Pip domain-containing protein, translating into MLSWQYLLKNKRQLAKWLVAATIPVVFVAGFLGTMGHATQQASRLKVAVVNLDDGGQYHDKQQNIGADFSRRLRNEKAFAAVSYTTEKQAKLALRDGKISAVVVMPSALTSQLSDFQKSGKTINLQQIIASGQSQFASQYIQRQLTQALNHENALLMIGKANSSMLKNLANQSQNLSQEANDLQTNLQAVGNGIDAQTASDLQETAQEETAKLANYSSRLNDAISAGDTSKISEMASAINDVSYTMQTSIVGGISNMAANLNSTKALSDESGIIQSSAKKIQQGQSSIAGKLKDTLGEQESSKNVSPLSQMMAFDMTDIQPIKQDGQFILPNLLVIGVTLLSILFGLVLPIKSTKQEMLALEQWWLNFQVGGALSIVTVLLMTISALFWQISVKQFFAITVVTLLASWAMMSIVWYLKQVLGQSGWWLSIVLMILQVIFTITSVPSSMSTTAFNIIRNMFPLAALNRAISQLIFGGNVQQNVVIIVLWLLISTILLVTYYRIKQRQNLEEILID; encoded by the coding sequence ATGTTAAGTTGGCAATATTTATTAAAAAATAAGCGACAATTAGCTAAGTGGCTAGTTGCTGCTACGATACCTGTGGTATTTGTCGCAGGTTTCTTAGGCACAATGGGCCATGCAACACAACAAGCTAGTAGATTAAAGGTTGCCGTGGTGAATCTAGATGATGGTGGTCAGTATCATGATAAGCAGCAAAATATTGGGGCAGATTTTTCGCGTCGCCTACGCAACGAAAAAGCATTCGCGGCCGTAAGTTACACAACGGAAAAACAAGCAAAATTGGCCCTACGTGATGGTAAAATTAGTGCCGTTGTGGTTATGCCGTCAGCACTGACAAGCCAGTTATCAGATTTTCAAAAATCTGGTAAAACAATTAATTTGCAGCAAATAATTGCTAGTGGACAAAGTCAGTTTGCTTCGCAATATATACAACGTCAATTAACGCAAGCATTGAATCATGAAAATGCGCTTTTGATGATTGGTAAGGCTAATAGCTCAATGTTAAAAAATCTTGCAAATCAAAGTCAAAATTTATCGCAAGAAGCAAATGACTTACAGACTAATTTGCAAGCAGTTGGGAATGGTATTGACGCCCAAACAGCAAGTGATCTGCAAGAAACAGCACAAGAAGAAACAGCAAAATTAGCAAACTATTCCTCACGACTTAATGATGCAATTAGCGCAGGAGATACTTCTAAGATCAGCGAGATGGCTTCAGCGATTAATGATGTATCGTATACAATGCAAACTTCTATAGTCGGGGGTATTAGTAATATGGCGGCTAATTTAAACAGTACAAAAGCGTTGAGTGATGAATCGGGTATTATTCAATCCAGTGCAAAAAAAATTCAACAAGGGCAGTCTAGCATCGCTGGTAAATTGAAAGATACGCTAGGGGAACAAGAATCAAGTAAAAATGTATCACCTTTATCACAGATGATGGCTTTTGATATGACAGATATTCAACCTATTAAGCAAGATGGCCAATTTATTTTGCCGAATTTATTGGTCATTGGCGTGACACTGTTGTCTATTTTGTTTGGTTTAGTATTACCAATAAAATCAACAAAGCAAGAAATGCTTGCATTGGAACAGTGGTGGCTTAATTTTCAAGTAGGTGGGGCATTGAGCATTGTGACTGTATTGTTGATGACAATTAGTGCGTTATTTTGGCAAATATCAGTAAAACAATTCTTCGCTATTACAGTGGTGACTTTGTTGGCTTCTTGGGCGATGATGAGTATTGTTTGGTACTTAAAACAAGTATTAGGTCAGAGTGGCTGGTGGTTATCAATAGTTCTAATGATACTGCAGGTAATTTTCACAATCACGTCAGTACCTAGTAGCATGTCAACTACTGCATTTAATATCATCCGTAATATGTTTCCGTTGGCTGCCTTAAATCGTGCGATTAGTCAGCTAATATTTGGCGGTAATGTACAACAAAATGTCGTCATAATAGTACTTTGGCTGCTTATTTCTACTATTTTATTAGTGACATACTACCGCATAAAGCAACGTCAAAATCTTGAAGAGATATTAATTGATTGA
- a CDS encoding class I SAM-dependent methyltransferase gives MDTSKEKIAGEMYFTANPNSEHHYQDFDFDLLGNHLRFTTDSGVFSKSTVDFGTRTMLNALNKTTIISGKILDLGTGYGPVGVAVAKYLQQPVDMTDVNERALALARKNAEQNGVIGLVNVFQSDIYANVSDKYALILANPPIRAGKSVVTAMLQESIHYLLPGGKLIAVLQKKQGAPSAQKNMATVFGNVKVIHKDKGYYILESTYDPTTNV, from the coding sequence ATGGATACATCTAAAGAAAAAATTGCTGGAGAAATGTATTTTACAGCTAATCCTAATTCAGAACATCATTATCAAGATTTTGATTTTGATTTATTAGGTAATCATCTACGTTTTACAACAGATAGTGGGGTTTTTTCTAAATCAACTGTCGATTTTGGCACTAGGACAATGCTGAATGCATTAAACAAAACAACTATTATTTCAGGAAAAATATTAGATCTTGGAACTGGCTACGGGCCAGTTGGTGTGGCGGTGGCAAAATATTTACAGCAGCCAGTTGATATGACAGATGTTAATGAGCGTGCTCTGGCCTTAGCACGTAAAAATGCAGAGCAAAATGGTGTGATAGGTTTAGTTAATGTTTTTCAATCAGATATCTATGCTAACGTATCTGATAAGTATGCGTTAATCTTGGCGAATCCCCCTATTCGCGCTGGGAAGAGTGTCGTTACGGCAATGTTACAAGAAAGCATTCACTATTTGCTGCCAGGTGGTAAACTAATTGCAGTGTTACAAAAGAAGCAAGGGGCACCTTCAGCACAAAAAAACATGGCCACAGTTTTCGGAAATGTGAAAGTTATTCACAAAGATAAAGGTTATTATATCTTGGAGAGCACATATGATCCAACAACCAACGTTTAG
- the rplJ gene encoding 50S ribosomal protein L10, with amino-acid sequence MSEKAIAVKAQKVEEIADQFKNAASAVVVDARGLTVAQSTDLRHQLRQEGVVLEVIKNKILTRAAEKAGFAELNDIFAGPSAVAFSNDDAIAPSRILKKFADANEKLEIKGGVVDGNIANLDDINKYASLPSREGLFGQLLAEFQFPIRSFAYVVKALQEKLEEKNGGEATTTEETPVAETATDAE; translated from the coding sequence ATGAGTGAAAAAGCTATTGCAGTAAAAGCACAAAAAGTTGAAGAAATTGCTGATCAATTCAAGAATGCTGCTTCAGCAGTTGTTGTTGATGCTCGTGGATTGACAGTTGCTCAATCTACAGATTTGCGTCATCAATTGCGCCAAGAAGGTGTAGTACTTGAAGTTATCAAGAACAAGATTTTGACACGTGCCGCTGAAAAGGCTGGATTTGCTGAATTGAACGACATTTTTGCCGGTCCTTCAGCCGTCGCTTTCTCAAATGATGATGCTATTGCACCATCACGTATTTTGAAGAAATTTGCTGACGCCAACGAAAAGTTGGAAATCAAAGGTGGTGTTGTCGATGGCAACATTGCTAACTTGGACGACATTAACAAATATGCATCTTTGCCATCACGCGAAGGCTTGTTTGGACAATTGTTGGCCGAATTCCAATTCCCAATCCGTTCGTTTGCATATGTTGTTAAGGCGTTGCAAGAAAAGTTGGAAGAGAAAAATGGTGGCGAAGCCACTACTACCGAAGAAACACCTGTTGCTGAAACAGCAACAGATGCTGAATAA
- a CDS encoding replication-associated recombination protein A, with translation MQQPLAYRMRPTQIEEIVGQPHLVGSGKIIRRMVDAKRLSSMILYGPPGTGKTSIASAIAGSSKYAFRMLNAATDSQKDLQIVAEEAKMSGTVVLLLDEIHRLNKIKQDFLLPHLESGAIILIGATTENPYINVTPAIRSRTQIFQVMPLTENDIKIAVKRALEDKEKGLGNYNVMLDDNAMVQLSRATNGDLRSALNGLELAVLSTPPNKKDNIINITLPIIEETVQRKAMSADKDGDAHYDVISALQKSIRGSDVDAALHYAARIVESGDLPILTRRLTVIAYEDIGLANPSAVQHAVIAIQAAQTLGFPEARIPLANAIIELALSPKSNAAYQALDMAINDIHSGKVSDIPNHLKDSHYQGAADLDHGTSYIYPHDFDNDWVPQQYLPDSIRDVSYFQPKGNSKIEQSFYDVYHSLKLQQKKGLQ, from the coding sequence ATGCAGCAACCTCTCGCGTATCGTATGCGCCCAACTCAAATTGAAGAAATCGTTGGACAACCTCATCTCGTAGGTAGCGGTAAAATTATTCGACGAATGGTTGACGCTAAACGTCTTAGTTCCATGATTTTATATGGTCCACCAGGTACTGGAAAAACTTCAATCGCATCAGCTATTGCTGGATCTTCGAAATATGCATTTCGTATGTTAAATGCTGCGACAGATAGCCAAAAAGACCTTCAAATTGTCGCTGAAGAAGCTAAAATGTCTGGTACTGTCGTTTTGCTACTTGATGAAATTCATCGTTTAAATAAAATAAAACAGGATTTTTTATTACCTCATTTAGAATCTGGCGCAATTATTTTAATCGGCGCTACAACTGAGAATCCTTACATTAACGTAACGCCCGCCATTCGATCGCGAACTCAAATTTTTCAAGTCATGCCACTGACCGAAAACGACATCAAAATCGCCGTTAAACGTGCACTTGAAGATAAAGAAAAAGGCCTTGGCAATTATAACGTTATGCTCGATGATAATGCGATGGTACAACTATCTCGGGCGACAAATGGTGATCTACGCAGCGCACTAAACGGTTTAGAATTAGCTGTTTTATCAACACCTCCTAATAAAAAAGACAATATCATTAATATAACTTTGCCAATTATTGAAGAAACTGTACAACGCAAAGCAATGTCAGCTGATAAAGATGGCGATGCACATTACGACGTCATTTCAGCTCTTCAAAAATCTATTCGTGGTTCCGATGTTGATGCTGCCTTACATTATGCTGCACGAATCGTAGAATCCGGTGACTTACCAATTTTGACACGGCGCTTGACAGTTATTGCCTATGAAGACATCGGTTTAGCTAATCCATCCGCTGTTCAACATGCTGTAATAGCCATTCAAGCTGCTCAAACACTTGGATTTCCGGAAGCACGAATTCCTTTGGCAAATGCAATAATTGAACTCGCACTTTCTCCAAAGTCGAATGCAGCCTACCAAGCACTGGATATGGCGATTAATGATATTCATTCAGGTAAGGTGTCAGATATTCCCAACCATTTAAAAGATTCACATTATCAAGGTGCGGCTGATTTAGATCATGGTACATCGTATATTTATCCCCACGATTTCGATAATGACTGGGTCCCACAACAATATTTACCAGACAGTATCCGTGATGTCTCATATTTTCAACCTAAGGGCAACTCGAAAATTGAACAGTCATTCTATGATGTATACCATTCTTTAAAATTACAACAAAAAAAAGGCTTACAATGA
- a CDS encoding GNAT family N-acetyltransferase: MKTIDDYNEILTDRLLLRRVLLTDASQMYQWLSDENTVQWLSGTLNTSIENVENQAIKSYFWQDVVNTKKYGIALKETNELIGSIDFRQNILKNNAEIGYVLTPLQRGKGFMHEAVSNLLKIGFTELNLVDIWISHDIENISSRHIPERLGFEQAKISDTSDHIVWHMSSEQYRGKSQMDF; this comes from the coding sequence ATGAAAACTATTGATGATTATAATGAAATATTAACAGATAGGTTATTGTTACGGCGTGTTTTATTAACAGATGCGTCACAAATGTATCAATGGTTGAGTGATGAAAATACCGTTCAGTGGTTATCTGGGACTTTGAACACTAGCATTGAGAATGTTGAAAATCAGGCGATCAAATCTTATTTTTGGCAAGATGTTGTCAACACAAAAAAATATGGCATTGCATTAAAAGAAACAAATGAACTAATTGGGAGTATTGATTTTCGACAAAATATATTAAAAAACAATGCTGAAATTGGCTATGTATTGACACCCTTGCAGAGAGGGAAAGGATTTATGCACGAAGCCGTCAGTAATTTGCTGAAAATTGGATTTACTGAACTTAATTTAGTTGATATTTGGATTAGCCATGACATTGAAAATATCAGTAGTCGTCACATACCTGAGCGTTTAGGATTTGAACAAGCCAAAATTAGTGATACATCAGATCATATTGTTTGGCATATGTCATCTGAACAATATCGTGGAAAATCTCAAATGGATTTTTGA
- a CDS encoding DUF1694 domain-containing protein, translating to MDINERLQKEQLGGQSQINPDEQKHYLGTFRERVVVAVKYSQLRSLDVQSQFETTLKSHSMGKVLIDQNIAGDNFAPYVAIATRTKHPFTLLSHTTESIHQNDPIAVLLAADTAVNIDNIYLN from the coding sequence ATGGATATCAATGAGCGCTTACAAAAAGAACAACTTGGTGGTCAATCTCAAATAAACCCTGATGAACAAAAACATTACCTTGGCACATTTCGAGAACGCGTCGTGGTTGCTGTTAAATATTCACAACTAAGAAGTTTAGATGTTCAATCACAATTTGAAACCACTTTAAAATCACACAGTATGGGTAAAGTTTTAATTGATCAAAATATTGCTGGAGATAACTTTGCCCCCTATGTTGCTATAGCAACGCGTACAAAACACCCATTCACACTACTCTCTCATACAACAGAGTCTATACATCAAAACGATCCAATTGCTGTTTTATTAGCCGCAGATACTGCTGTCAATATTGACAACATATATTTAAATTAA
- the rpsD gene encoding 30S ribosomal protein S4 has product MSRYTGPKWRISRRLGVSLSGTGKELSRRAYAPGDHGAGRRAKISEYGTQLREKQKLRFTYGLTERQFHSLFNKAGKIRKGTHGTNFMILLEQRLDSLVYRLGLATTRQQARQLVNHGHIMVDSKRVDIPSFSVTPGQVISVRDKSKTIVPIQVAVESVVGHPQFVSFDAEKLEGSLVRLPEREELDADINESLIVEYYNRLG; this is encoded by the coding sequence ATGTCACGTTATACAGGTCCAAAGTGGCGCATTTCGCGTCGCTTAGGTGTTTCATTGTCTGGTACTGGTAAAGAATTATCACGTCGTGCATACGCACCTGGTGATCACGGTGCAGGTCGCCGCGCTAAAATTTCTGAATATGGTACACAATTGCGTGAAAAGCAAAAGTTGCGTTTCACTTACGGTTTGACAGAACGTCAATTCCATTCTTTGTTTAACAAAGCTGGTAAGATCCGTAAGGGTACACATGGTACTAACTTCATGATTTTGTTGGAACAACGTTTGGATTCACTTGTTTACCGTCTTGGTTTGGCCACAACACGCCAACAAGCACGTCAATTAGTTAATCATGGCCATATTATGGTCGATAGCAAACGTGTTGATATCCCTTCATTCAGCGTAACACCTGGTCAAGTTATTTCAGTTCGCGACAAGTCAAAAACTATTGTTCCTATTCAAGTAGCCGTTGAATCAGTTGTGGGTCATCCACAATTCGTTTCATTCGATGCTGAAAAGCTTGAAGGTTCATTAGTTCGCTTGCCAGAACGTGAAGAACTAGATGCCGACATTAATGAATCATTAATTGTCGAATATTACAACCGTTTGGGTTAA
- a CDS encoding TetR/AcrR family transcriptional regulator has translation MITKKSTSEVTRERILLAATELFLAKGYEQTTTREITKVLNITQPALYHYFGDKEALFVEVIKRVGKQVSDSMHFILSQTYEQPIDQLAAMTQVIVTRHPRDVFTLIHGSFNVLSLENQRELGIVFGRDYVRPIAKFFDQEALKLRQNVDSRVASSFYITSLAPLFSDFHRLNGTLDMTERIQQLLDLILYGVSER, from the coding sequence ATGATAACAAAGAAAAGTACAAGTGAAGTCACACGTGAACGCATCTTGCTAGCAGCAACGGAATTATTTTTAGCAAAAGGATATGAGCAAACAACGACGCGCGAAATTACTAAAGTACTCAACATCACACAACCAGCACTGTATCATTATTTTGGAGATAAAGAGGCACTGTTTGTTGAAGTTATCAAACGAGTAGGTAAACAAGTATCAGACAGCATGCATTTTATTTTAAGCCAAACATATGAACAGCCTATTGATCAGCTTGCCGCTATGACACAAGTCATTGTTACCCGTCATCCGCGTGATGTTTTCACTTTGATACATGGTAGTTTTAATGTATTATCATTAGAAAATCAACGAGAATTGGGCATTGTTTTTGGCCGTGACTATGTGAGACCAATTGCAAAATTTTTTGATCAAGAAGCATTAAAGCTTCGCCAAAATGTTGACTCTCGAGTAGCCAGTTCGTTTTACATTACGAGTTTGGCACCATTATTCAGTGATTTTCATCGTCTTAATGGTACATTGGATATGACAGAGAGAATACAACAATTGCTTGATCTCATTCTCTATGGTGTCTCAGAACGTTGA
- the nusG gene encoding transcription termination/antitermination protein NusG, translating to MSENNELPQENKNEAITNNDNIEKSWFVVHTYSGYEHKVKANLESRTQTMGMSEQIFRILVPEQEVTTIQDGEAKTSVENDFPGYVLVEMATPHDYNMTDEAWYVVRNTPGVTGFLGSHGAGSKPNSLMPEEVDLLMKRMGMVTREVVDLAVEVGQTVKIITGPFSGMEATVTMVDVEKQTLEATVEVFGRETPTELDFADVDTVLDEA from the coding sequence ATGTCAGAAAATAACGAATTACCACAAGAAAACAAAAACGAAGCAATTACTAATAACGATAATATTGAAAAATCGTGGTTTGTTGTGCATACCTATTCCGGATATGAACACAAAGTGAAGGCTAATTTAGAGTCTCGTACACAAACAATGGGTATGTCAGAACAAATTTTCCGAATTTTAGTGCCAGAACAAGAAGTGACAACTATTCAAGATGGTGAAGCAAAAACTTCTGTTGAAAACGATTTTCCGGGCTATGTTTTAGTTGAAATGGCAACACCACATGACTACAATATGACTGATGAAGCTTGGTATGTTGTGCGTAACACGCCTGGTGTCACAGGATTCTTGGGATCTCACGGCGCTGGATCAAAACCTAATTCACTAATGCCTGAAGAAGTTGATCTTTTGATGAAACGTATGGGTATGGTAACGCGTGAAGTAGTTGATTTGGCAGTTGAAGTTGGACAAACAGTTAAAATCATTACTGGTCCTTTTTCTGGTATGGAAGCCACTGTTACAATGGTTGATGTTGAGAAACAAACATTGGAAGCCACAGTTGAAGTGTTTGGACGTGAAACACCAACAGAATTAGACTTTGCTGATGTAGATACTGTTTTAGATGAAGCTTAA
- the secE gene encoding preprotein translocase subunit SecE produces the protein MLKYFRNVAAEMKRVTWLSQEQASKETVTVITVSVVFALFLGGVDWLLQSGFNFILN, from the coding sequence ATGTTGAAGTATTTTAGAAACGTTGCAGCAGAGATGAAGCGAGTAACTTGGTTATCACAAGAACAAGCATCAAAAGAAACGGTGACAGTCATCACTGTCTCAGTTGTTTTTGCGTTATTTTTAGGTGGAGTGGATTGGCTTTTACAAAGCGGTTTTAATTTCATTCTAAATTAA
- the rplK gene encoding 50S ribosomal protein L11, with product MAKKVTTVVKLQIAAAKATPAPPVGPALGQAGINIAQFTKEFNARTAEQAGSIIPVEISVFDDRSFEFVTKTPPAADQLRKIVGKGSGEPNTKKVGNVTLDQIRAIAENKMADLNANDVTAAMRMIEGTARSMGVTVEGVDLTVDGTAIKEDAE from the coding sequence GTGGCTAAAAAAGTTACAACAGTAGTTAAACTACAAATTGCCGCTGCTAAAGCAACGCCAGCACCACCAGTTGGTCCTGCGTTGGGACAAGCCGGTATTAATATTGCGCAATTCACAAAAGAATTTAACGCGCGTACTGCAGAACAAGCGGGTTCAATCATTCCGGTTGAAATCTCTGTTTTCGATGACCGTTCATTCGAATTCGTTACGAAGACACCACCTGCTGCTGACCAATTACGTAAAATTGTTGGTAAGGGTTCAGGAGAACCTAACACTAAGAAGGTCGGAAACGTTACTTTGGATCAAATTCGTGCAATTGCTGAAAACAAAATGGCTGATTTAAATGCTAATGATGTGACGGCAGCTATGCGTATGATCGAAGGTACAGCACGTTCAATGGGTGTTACTGTTGAAGGTGTTGACTTGACTGTTGACGGTACAGCAATCAAGGAGGACGCAGAATAA
- the rplL gene encoding 50S ribosomal protein L7/L12: MAFDKDAIIASLKDATILDLADLVSAIEEEFDVSAAAPVAAAGAADGGAAEKTDFDVELTSAGTAKVKVIKAVREATGLGLKEAKDLVDNAPSIVKEGLDEAAANELKETLEATGASVALK, from the coding sequence ATGGCTTTTGATAAAGACGCGATTATCGCATCATTGAAGGATGCAACAATCTTGGATTTGGCTGATTTGGTTTCAGCAATCGAAGAAGAATTTGACGTTTCAGCAGCAGCACCCGTAGCAGCAGCTGGCGCAGCTGACGGCGGCGCAGCTGAAAAGACAGACTTTGACGTAGAATTAACTTCAGCAGGTACTGCTAAAGTTAAGGTTATCAAGGCAGTTCGTGAAGCAACTGGTCTTGGATTGAAGGAAGCTAAGGACTTAGTTGACAACGCACCTTCAATCGTTAAAGAAGGCCTTGATGAGGCTGCTGCTAACGAATTGAAAGAAACTTTGGAAGCAACTGGCGCATCAGTAGCATTGAAGTAA
- the rpmG gene encoding 50S ribosomal protein L33 gives MASQKVSLACTICGSRNYTVALSKDRTERLAVKKFCAFCGKHTLHQQTK, from the coding sequence ATGGCTAGTCAAAAAGTATCACTCGCGTGCACAATTTGTGGTTCGCGTAATTACACGGTAGCATTATCAAAAGACCGCACAGAGCGCCTGGCAGTTAAAAAGTTTTGCGCTTTTTGCGGAAAGCATACATTACACCAACAAACAAAGTAA
- the rplA gene encoding 50S ribosomal protein L1 gives MTQKHGKKYTAALAKVEAEKNYNLNEAVALVKEIDYANYDASVEVVFKLNVDTRQADQQLRGAVVLPNGTGKDKKVIVFAQGDKAKEAEAAGADVVGAADLVAQIQGGWMDFDTAIATPDMMAQVGRVARILGPKGLMPNPKTGTVTMDVTKAVSDAKGGQVTYRTDRDGNVAVPVGRVSFDEAKLAENIKMIADTVLKSRPAAVKGAYVEHVSISSTVSPAVTLDVNAL, from the coding sequence ATGACTCAAAAACATGGTAAGAAGTATACTGCAGCATTAGCAAAGGTAGAAGCTGAAAAGAACTACAATTTGAATGAAGCAGTAGCACTAGTTAAAGAAATTGATTACGCTAACTATGACGCTTCTGTTGAAGTCGTCTTCAAGTTAAATGTTGACACACGTCAAGCAGATCAACAATTACGTGGTGCTGTTGTTTTGCCAAATGGAACAGGTAAAGACAAGAAAGTTATTGTCTTTGCACAAGGCGACAAAGCTAAAGAAGCAGAAGCTGCTGGAGCCGATGTTGTTGGAGCTGCTGACTTAGTTGCACAAATCCAGGGTGGCTGGATGGATTTTGATACAGCCATTGCTACACCGGATATGATGGCTCAAGTTGGTCGTGTTGCACGTATTTTGGGTCCTAAGGGATTGATGCCTAACCCAAAGACTGGTACAGTTACAATGGATGTTACTAAGGCTGTTTCAGATGCTAAGGGCGGACAAGTAACATATCGTACAGACCGTGACGGAAACGTTGCTGTTCCTGTTGGTCGTGTGTCATTTGATGAAGCTAAATTAGCTGAAAATATCAAAATGATTGCTGATACTGTATTGAAGTCTCGTCCAGCAGCCGTTAAGGGTGCATATGTAGAGCACGTGTCAATTTCATCAACAGTTAGTCCAGCTGTTACTTTGGATGTTAACGCATTGTAA